A DNA window from Aminipila luticellarii contains the following coding sequences:
- a CDS encoding P27 family phage terminase small subunit, whose protein sequence is MGQRGPKPGSGGRPKKPIADKIADGNPGKRPLTVIDFKDSAADLEGQPMPKPSEFLSAKQKDGSTLCAAKIYENVWRWLSDRGCAAIISPQLIERFAMASARWIQCESLTSELGFLAKHPTTGAAIQSPYVAIANTYMTQANRLWSEIYQIVRENCTGEYNGANPQDDVMERLLRARKGNG, encoded by the coding sequence ATGGGTCAGAGAGGACCAAAACCCGGCTCCGGCGGCAGACCGAAAAAGCCGATTGCGGACAAGATTGCGGATGGTAACCCTGGCAAGCGACCGCTGACTGTAATTGATTTCAAAGACAGCGCGGCTGATCTGGAGGGGCAGCCAATGCCCAAGCCCTCCGAGTTCCTTTCCGCAAAACAGAAAGACGGCTCTACACTCTGTGCTGCCAAGATTTATGAAAATGTATGGAGATGGCTGTCCGACCGTGGATGCGCCGCCATCATTTCTCCGCAGCTAATTGAACGCTTCGCTATGGCAAGCGCCAGATGGATTCAGTGTGAGTCCCTCACCAGTGAGTTGGGCTTTCTGGCAAAGCACCCTACCACGGGTGCAGCGATCCAGTCACCCTATGTGGCTATCGCAAACACATACATGACCCAGGCAAACCGCCTGTGGTCGGAAATTTACCAGATCGTCCGTGAGAACTGCACCGGCGAATATAACGGTGCAAATCCCCAGGATGATGTAATGGAACGATTGCTTCGAGCAAGGAAAGGAAACGGTTGA
- a CDS encoding S-adenosylmethionine synthetase N-terminal domain-containing protein, whose amino-acid sequence MFEKVNPAHPDKIADRIAGALVDLAYKSERNPRIAVEVLIGHGTCHIIAETSVQLSIDDVTAAVHRIAGFLNVDYSEVPQDVHLSRNQSGAIRCGDNGIFKGVPVTAEQKELVSVATDIYNAYPFDGKYIIDNGRVIICQSNAKADHLREIYPAAEINPLGDWTGGTDVDTGATNRKLGSDMADSVTGGGLHGKDLSKADVSVNIYAWLKAQETGKPVQFCCAIGDETVGGIPYEEIVETARAYIKSVGGFEAFAEWGLV is encoded by the coding sequence ATGTTTGAAAAAGTAAATCCGGCACATCCCGATAAGATTGCCGACCGCATTGCCGGGGCGCTCGTCGACCTGGCATATAAATCCGAGAGAAACCCGCGCATCGCAGTGGAGGTTCTCATCGGTCACGGAACCTGCCATATCATCGCAGAGACTTCCGTGCAGCTTTCTATTGATGATGTGACTGCCGCCGTTCACCGCATCGCAGGCTTCCTCAATGTTGATTACTCCGAAGTTCCCCAGGATGTCCACCTTTCCCGAAATCAGAGTGGTGCTATCCGCTGCGGTGACAACGGTATCTTCAAGGGTGTGCCTGTGACTGCCGAGCAGAAGGAACTGGTGAGCGTTGCCACTGACATCTACAATGCCTACCCCTTTGATGGCAAGTACATCATCGACAACGGCAGGGTCATCATCTGCCAGAGCAACGCAAAGGCTGACCATCTCCGTGAAATCTATCCCGCCGCAGAAATCAATCCGCTCGGTGACTGGACCGGCGGCACGGATGTGGATACTGGTGCTACCAACCGCAAGTTGGGCAGCGATATGGCCGACTCCGTAACTGGCGGTGGTCTCCACGGCAAAGACCTCTCCAAGGCTGACGTCAGCGTGAATATCTACGCTTGGCTCAAGGCCCAGGAGACCGGCAAGCCTGTTCAGTTCTGCTGCGCCATCGGTGATGAGACTGTCGGTGGCATTCCCTACGAGGAAATCGTGGAAACGGCAAGAGCCTACATCAAGTCCGTTGGTGGCTTTGAGGCATTTGCCGAGTGGGGTCTTGTATGA